In the genome of Deinococcus terrestris, one region contains:
- a CDS encoding MBL fold metallo-hydrolase: MYFKRFYDTDLAQASYMIGCQKTGECLVVDPVRDIAQYLEEAKSQKLRVTHVTETHIHADYLSGSRELAKATGANLLLSDEGGEGWQYTYYTYDDEHQNLHDGDTFMVGNIRIQAVHTPGHTPEHMSFLVTDTPRGDTPSMMLTGDFVFVGDLGRPDLLDEAAGGQDTRYVGAKQMFASLRDKFLTLPDYVQVWPGHGSGSACGKALGAVPTTTVGYERALSWWGKLVEKGDEEGFTKELLEGQPDAPLYYGRMKLENRDGPALLGEVQPLAELSAEGVKAKVAAGARLIDTRKKEEHQAAAPVGSVNIPDGGTLETWAGWLLTPGRELILLAPENRAEDLRRKLWMVGLDHVTGFIPSAEGLETVPAQPIPAAKLGSHEGALILDVRAKTEYEEGHIPGARQLHAGRLPWRLDTLPHDREIVVHCQGGARSAAAASLLRAEGFDVLELAGGYDAWAKTEKETSI; this comes from the coding sequence CGGACCTCGCCCAGGCGTCCTACATGATCGGCTGCCAGAAGACCGGCGAGTGCCTGGTGGTGGACCCGGTCCGCGACATTGCCCAGTACCTCGAAGAGGCGAAGAGCCAGAAGTTGCGCGTCACCCACGTCACCGAGACGCACATTCACGCCGACTACCTCTCCGGCAGCCGCGAACTGGCCAAGGCGACCGGCGCGAATCTGCTGCTCTCCGACGAGGGCGGCGAAGGCTGGCAGTACACCTACTACACCTACGACGATGAACACCAAAACCTCCATGACGGGGACACCTTCATGGTGGGCAACATCCGCATCCAGGCCGTCCATACGCCGGGCCACACGCCCGAGCACATGAGCTTTCTGGTCACTGATACGCCCCGGGGCGACACGCCGAGCATGATGCTGACCGGCGACTTCGTGTTCGTCGGGGACCTGGGCCGCCCGGACCTGCTGGACGAGGCGGCGGGTGGACAGGACACGCGCTACGTGGGCGCGAAGCAGATGTTCGCTTCTCTGCGCGACAAGTTTCTGACCCTGCCCGACTACGTGCAGGTCTGGCCTGGTCACGGCTCGGGGAGTGCCTGTGGCAAGGCGCTGGGCGCAGTACCGACCACGACCGTTGGCTATGAGCGGGCGCTGAGCTGGTGGGGCAAGCTCGTCGAGAAGGGGGACGAGGAGGGCTTCACGAAGGAACTCCTCGAAGGCCAGCCCGACGCGCCGCTGTACTACGGGCGCATGAAGCTAGAAAACCGCGACGGCCCCGCCCTGCTGGGTGAGGTGCAGCCGCTCGCCGAGCTGAGCGCCGAGGGCGTGAAGGCCAAGGTCGCTGCCGGTGCCCGGTTGATCGACACCCGCAAGAAAGAGGAGCACCAGGCTGCCGCGCCCGTGGGCAGCGTGAACATCCCCGACGGCGGCACCCTGGAGACATGGGCAGGCTGGCTGCTGACCCCGGGCCGCGAGCTGATCCTGCTTGCCCCTGAGAACCGCGCCGAGGACCTGCGTCGGAAGCTGTGGATGGTGGGCTTGGACCACGTGACGGGCTTCATCCCCAGCGCTGAAGGCCTGGAAACCGTCCCCGCCCAGCCCATCCCCGCGGCCAAGCTCGGCTCGCACGAAGGTGCGCTGATTCTGGACGTGCGGGCGAAGACCGAGTACGAGGAGGGCCACATCCCCGGAGCGCGGCAACTGCACGCCGGACGCCTCCCGTGGCGGCTGGACACCCTGCCGCATGACCGCGAGATCGTCGTGCACTGCCAGGGCGGAGCACGCAGCGCTGCGGCTGCCAGCCTGCTCCGTGCTGAGGGGTTCGACGTGCTGGAACTCGCCGGGGGCTATGACGCCTGGGCGAAGACTGAGAAGGAAACGTCCATCTAA